ATTATTACCCGTTAAATTTGAAGGTTGTCCATTGTTTTTACACATTTGCAAGGAAGTCAGATTTTGGGTAAGAATTGTGTTCGTTTTCATATAGGCCGTCAACACGGGGCACGTTTTTCGATCGCGGTCTTTGTTTGTCATTAAACCACCGCGTCATTTACGTCATTATCGTAATTTTGGGGCAAAATAATACTATTGGAGAATCTAAGGCGCCTGCAATCTTATAAAGGCTTTCCAGAGAAGGAACAAACCTTCCTTTTTCTATGTCATAAAGTGAAGACACTGCAAGCCCAGTCTCATTAGAAACTTGTTTTAAGGTTAATCTCTTATTATGCCTTGCTTGGTGTATCTTATTACCAATGTATTTCATTTTACTTTCACCTCCTGCTTACGCAAATAATATACGCATTGGACGTAATTTGCATAAATTTTATAATAATATCTTTTATATCCTTTTTGTTGCTCCATTTTATGATAGAAACGTAATTATTTTTCTTTACGCCTATTGCAAATTAAATATATAATATAAATACGGTATTTACGAAAAGGGTGAAGTCTATGACTATTGGTGAAAAAATTAGGGATTTGCGTTTGAGAAATGAACTTACATTAAAAGAGTTGGCAAATAATGCTGGTATTTCACTATCTTACTTGGGGGATATAGAAAAAAATCGAACCAATCCTTCAATTGAGACTTTGAAAAACATTTCTAAGGCATTAAATAAACCAATTGGTTATTTTTTAGACGAAACACCTGCTGAAAAATCA
This portion of the Bacillota bacterium genome encodes:
- a CDS encoding helix-turn-helix transcriptional regulator, translating into MKYIGNKIHQARHNKRLTLKQVSNETGLAVSSLYDIEKGRFVPSLESLYKIAGALDSPIVLFCPKITIMT
- a CDS encoding helix-turn-helix transcriptional regulator, with amino-acid sequence MTIGEKIRDLRLRNELTLKELANNAGISLSYLGDIEKNRTNPSIETLKNISKALNKPIGYFLDETPAEKSDPNEQFFLRANKLSEEGKEKLWEFLDFVELWEADNKKKKYGS